The proteins below come from a single Triticum aestivum cultivar Chinese Spring chromosome 5D, IWGSC CS RefSeq v2.1, whole genome shotgun sequence genomic window:
- the LOC123123917 gene encoding transducin beta-like protein 2, with protein sequence MAAVQVASALSVPLLSALLGGAVALVFLAGYLRRKRADIAHLPPSAAAAAPDLPKQVRPAGQNKKGGGHARVHHHHASAADKEAAKKHHHLDVNTLRGHTDCVTALDFSSDACNLATVCADGVVRVFRIDDASSKSFKILKINLPAGAHPTAIAYSEGSSSVVVAAQALLGSSLYMYADVGAPPTGGNKQQGKLSPPEIKWDHKKIHGKESVLNLAAARATHGTGDGSTIVISCSEATDIKIWHGRSGKELGTVDTNQLKNNMADISPNGRFIAAAAFTADVKVWEIVYSKDSSVKEVNRVMQLKGHKSAVTSLCFTPDSEKIITASKDGTIRVWNINVRYHLDEDPKTLRVLPVPLHDSKGSTCLYEHMGISPDGKVLAVTSGSTLQWLCAETGVVLDTAEKAHEGAISGIAWAPRTIPNGGAPAFILATCGDDKKVKLWLAPEVSST encoded by the exons ATGGCGGCGGTGCAGGTCGCGTCCGCGCTCTCCGTGCCGCTCCTCTCGGCGCTGCTCGGCGGGGCCGTCGCGCTCGTCTTCCTCGCCGGCTACCTGCGCCGCAAGCGCGCCGACATCGCGCAcctgccgccctccgccgccgccgccgccccggacctGCCCAAGCAGGTCCGCCCCGCCGGCCAGAACAAGAAGGGCGGAGGGCACGCCcgcgtccaccaccaccacgcctccGCCGCCGACAAG GAGGCGGCGAAGAAGCACCACCACCTCGACGTCAACACCCTGAGGGGCCACACCGACTGTGTCACCGCGCTCGACTTCTCCAGCGATGCCTGCAACCTAGCCACCG TATGCGCGGATGGGGTTGTGAGAGTGTTCAGGATCGATGATGCCTCAAGCAAGAGCTTTAA GATTCTGAAGATAAACTTGCCTGCTGGGGCACATCCCACTGCCATTGCTTACTCAGAAGGGTCATCATCCGTTGTTGTGGCAGCACAGGCGCTGTTAGGCTCGTCGCTCTACATGTATGCGGATGTTGGTGCTCCTCCAACTGGTGGAAACAAACAGCAGGGCAAGCTTTCTCCTCCTGAGATCAAGTGGGACCACAAGAAGATTCACGGCAAGGAATCGGTGCTGAACCTTGCGGCAGCTCGTGCAACTCATGGGACTGGTGATGGGAGCACAATAGTGATTTCTTGCTCTGAAG CAACTGATATCAAAATATGGCATGGAAGGAGTGGCAAAGAGTTGGGAACAGTTGACACTAATCAGTTGAAAAACAACATGGCTGACATATCCCCAAATGGCCGCTTCATTGCTGCTGCAGCTTTCACTGCTGATGTCAAG GTGTGGGAGATTGTTTATTCGAAGGATAGTTCAGTGAAGGAGGTTAACAGGGTCATGCAGCTCAAGGGTCACAAG AGTGCTGTCACTAGTTTGTGTTTCACTCCGGATTCTGAGAAGATTATTACTGCGTCGAAAGATGGTACCATCCGGGTATGGAATATCAATG TAAGGTATCACCTTGATGAGGATCCCAAAACCTTGAGAGTTTTGCCAGTCCCTCTGCATGATTCAAAAGGCTCTACTTGCCTGTATGAACACATGGGCATCTCCCCAGATGGTAAAGTTCTGGCTGTGACAAGTGGATCGACGTTGCAATGGCTATGTGCAGAAACTGGTGTGGTTTTGGATACAGCCGAGAAGGCCCATGAAG GTGCTATTTCTGGCATTGCGTGGGCTCCACGGACAATTCCAAATG GTGGTGCTCCTGCGTTCATTCTGGCGACTTGTGGGGATGACAAAAAGGTGAAACTGTGGTTAGCTCCGGAGGTGAGCTCGACATGA